From the genome of Raphanus sativus cultivar WK10039 unplaced genomic scaffold, ASM80110v3 Scaffold1666, whole genome shotgun sequence:
GACGACTGTGATATTACACGTTTTGAACCGATCTATGCCTTATATAAGTGATTGATTATTCAATaatgattaaataatataaatataactgaaaattatattattatggtaaaatataccaaatataaaaatttagtttagtataatatttatattacatatagttaatttttgttataGTTTCGATGAAATTATAATTTCCTACATCTAAAACGCAGACTAAGTCAACCCCTGGgcattaaaattattaatgggcaTAAACAAAACGTTTTGTGATGGCCATGTGTTAATGTTAGGCCCATTGGAACTGGCCTTTTTGGGACCGTCGGATCAGGAAGAAGAACTTGACAAATAAAATGCAATCCGTTTTTTAGTCAAACGAACGGCACGCGTTGTTCTCACCGTTAGACAATCCCAATAGTCAGCGGTTAAACGTCGTCGTATCAACATTGTACGTCTTCTGTAGCTTCCCGGCGGAGAGGATCTCTTCGTCTGTGTGATCCGACGAGCTACCCAAGTGATAATGGCTTCGACGAGCATACCTAATCATCTCGAAGAAGACGATTACGACGCGGAAGAAGAGGTATACCAGTTTACTATACAACCtcgtaaactttttttttcctcatcATGTGCTCTGCTCCTCTGCTGTTCGTTTTTTTGTATTCATGGATCAGGAATCATCTTTTTTTCAGGTGCAACATTTCGATGATTTCACTCTTGCTTCTTCCTGGGAGAGGTATTTCACCTTCACGATTTGAATGATTGGATTCAATAGGCTGGATGTCACACACTCACCATTGATTCAGTTGATTTTGTAGGTTCATTTCAGATATTGAAGCAAATTGTCGTCAATGGTTAGCAGATGGTCCCAAAAACCTCGTGGTACGAGACCTTAATATAGCTAGTTTTTACTATTTTGATGTACAAGGATGGAATTAGACTTGTATATATTGTGTGAACTCTACTTTAGTTTTTTATTCGTTTGAGTGCAGGAAAAGGGTGCTGTTGCAATGGAAGATTCCAAGAATCTGTTTAAGGTTAAAAACGACTTGAGAAGTGAGGCAAAGAGCTATTACTGCATGGAGTTATACTTCCAAATCGACGATAATGTTAGCCAACAAGGTATATGATTTCAGGGTAATAATACGCTTTGTCATTGGAGAAACTgcgttttttttggtttcatgaTTCGGTATGTGACTGATGCAGCGGGATTTGGTGATTCGAACAGTAGTTCACTTGATCTCCAGCTTTGCTTTGGGGTGAAGGATTTTCTGGTACGctttaaatttacaattttttactTGTTATAGTTCGTGCACTTCTGCATATTCGATATTTGATTGATTATTATTGCATCTTCTAGTTGATTGCTCCGCAAAGTGCCAGTGGGGTGCTTCTTGATGCACCAGAGTCTAGCAAGCTTCTGAGTGCGGTTGCTATTGCTTTGTCTAACTGTGCCAGGTACGATTTCTTAGCCAGTAACACCACTTTGGCTTTAGCAATATCAAAGTTGATAGAAAATATGTTATCCCTGTGGACCTTTGCTAACGGTGCATAAGTGGTTgagtttttaataatttcataCGACTTTGGTGTGCAGCTTGTGGCCAGCTTTTGTTCCTGTGCATGACCCTTCACGGAAAGCTTATATTGGGATCCAAAACTTGGGCACTGTTTTTACTAGAAGATTTGAAGCAGATCTTATTGGTAGCCAAGTCCCTGTGAAACTCATGCACCTAGAAGGACTATATGAGTTGTTTGTGTCCAAATTTGTAAGTCTTTCTGGCTCCTACTTAGGGATGTTCATTAGTATGGTTATTAGCTATCAAAGCAGAGTTGAAAACTTACCAAGCGTTAGCCATCACTGATGAAAAGCTGGTTTCCAATTTAGTTGCAGTATATAGTTTATGTATAATGCTCCAAGCTTGATACTAAGGGGAAATATTTTTAACCTTAACTTGAGATCCTGTCCAACGTGGCTTATTCCATAACTGTTTTACTATGTATTTATTAATCAACAATGGTTTATATTTTGAAGGTTTATTCTGGAGTGGACTTCTCAATGCacaattttaaagttcattgtCTGATGAGGCTAAAATACCAAACCGTCACGTCTGACGAGGAAGATGAGGAAAGTGATACGGATGAATTTATGGATGACAAAGCTGACACTGCAGAACACAATGGCTCTGAGTCGCGGAACAAGGGGAACTGGGACGATGATTGTCCTTGGAGTGAGTGGTACTCTGCTAAAGATCCACTTAGAGGTACATCCGTATGAActatgttttgtctttttacaCTACAGTGTACACAATACTTGCCTTTAGGATTTGTATTTTACCTCTCAGTCTTACAGATTAATTAGGGATGTGTGTTTCCGTGAAAATACATCACAGTTATTTAGTTTACTAGCTGGTATTTACACATCTCTGTTTTCCAACTTTCATTGAATGATAATTGATGTGTGCTGAAagtcttttattttcttcaagaATAGGCTGGTCTTGCTGTTGGTGTTCCAGGAACTCATTTTCTAACTGTGGCTGATATGGACAGGATTTGGATTGGAGGTCACATGGGCTGAAAGGACTGTACAAAACACACTTGAGATGGCTGATCTTGAAAATGCTTCACCCCACGATGCTGAGAAGTGGATTTTACACCCAATCCTCTCACAATATCTGTAAGAAATGCCTCTCGGAGTTCCCCTATCTAGAACCGAATTGTAGTTCGCATGTTTTGTGGTGCATTATTTTCCCTTTCAGTTTTATAACAAATATGTTTTGCCAGAGGTGAGCCTTCAAATGGGAAAAGAACTGATTTTGCTTCCCAACTACTTTGCTTGGTTGAAGCATTCGATGCGTCCTTCGTAGATCAGTTTATGGACGATTTCGTGTCAGGTCTGTGcaattttgtgtgtgttcattTCCTCATTTTCCAAACACATGTAGAAATTTCCTTTGGTCAGGGATTGAGTTATAGAATATAATTAACTCCCCCTATTTTCTTATACAGCATCAGCTTTTCCTGACATTTCCACtgtctaatgttttttttttttccaatctCTCGCAGTGGAAAATCCAAGCTCTGAAAGTTTGAAGACCTCAGCGGTCATACCTCCTCCAACTGTTCTTGATCGGGTGGTTAAAGATCTCTTTCATGAAGGTATTCTTCCTCTATATTCTGTTGTGGACATAGATGCATGTATACGATCTATGTTTATGGTAGAAGATGTAAGCGTGTTTTTGTGTTACAAATTTTGATTATCATTGCTGGGTCAAGGATCCAACTTACCGTATATTATTATTCAGTTTGAAATGTTCAAAAGTTGTTTCTTCAATTTTAAAACTTGCAATCGGTAGCATTTGGAAATTATTCCTTAAGTCGCAATCATTGGTTAGACGTTAACTATGTGATATTGCTTCACCGTTTTCCATCTAATTTCGCAGGATCTAAACTCCCAGATTTTACTAAAGGTGAACACATGCTTTCCCGAGCTCTTAAGGCTGCACCGCTCGAGTCTCTGTTTACACAATTCTGTTTTCACTCAATGTGGTTCGGCAACTGCAATATCCGTGGTATGTACCGGTAGACCATGCCTAATTTGGTCAACCATACATCATTATAGTCAAAATGGATTAAATTGCCAGTGACATATGATAGGAATTTACTGACTAGTAGACgcattgtatttttcttttgttttcttcatcCCATCTCTAGCCATTGCCTTCCTCTGGATAGAGTTTGTCCGTGAAGTTCGTTGGTGTTGGGAAGAGTCACAGCCGTTGCCAAAAATGCCATTCGACGGTGCTATTGATTTGTCAACTTGTTTGATCAACCAGAAGTTGCACCTGGTAATCTACTATACTTATCGGAAAAGTCAAGTTTATACTAGATATACTAACAGATTCTTCTTTGTTGACCAGCTTGCAATTTGTATTGAGAAAAAGTGTGAAATGAACGAAGTGTTCCTAGACTGTATAGGAAGTGAAAACGGTTCAGATGCTTCTGATACTATGGAGGTGGTTGGCCAGGTACTTGTgtattcttttaaatttgttGTTACGTGCTGCCAAATATgtgtttattaaataaataaatagcaaCCAAATACAAACTATAAAAGGTGTGGAAGTTCCGACAAACCCAATAGGAGATCCTAACTCCTTGAGGGCCTCTGTGTTGTTGGCTTGAATCTTCAGGAACACCACAAGGTCGACAAGAGAAGAAATGCATCTTCAGAAGAAGATCTGCTGAGGAAACGTGACAGGTGAACTTAGCAAGTGAGAGCTCTCTTAGGTTCTGGTTGTTACTATGAAACCTTGATTGCATTTTTATTACAGATACTATTATTTTTCTTCGTTTCTTCCATTTCAAATTTAATGATGATAACTCTTGATTGAATATTTAAGCTCCTAGAGAGGAAATGTTGACCAAGGCTAAGTGTTTAAATCCCTTTTTTCTTGGATACAGCTCAATTGCAGAAGATACATCTAATCGACTCAGATTTGAGAGGAATACTGAAAGCACAAATTCTGTGAGCCAAAACCCAATAAATACCATCAGGAGGGGTTCAGCTGGACCAGTGGGGACCATGATGCTTCTGAAGTCACATCAGCGACTCCATGCCCCATATACTCAGGTTTGTATTTGACTTGACCTCGTCTGTTTCCTATATTGTTGTTAGCAATCTCAAATTCCCTGGGTTATGACAGGATCCACCTCTTATGACGGAAGACATGCACGAAGAGAGACTCCAGGCTGTTGAGGCGTTTGGTG
Proteins encoded in this window:
- the LOC108844314 gene encoding uncharacterized protein LOC108844314 isoform X2; the encoded protein is MEDSKNLFKVKNDLRSEAKSYYCMELYFQIDDNVSQQAGFGDSNSSSLDLQLCFGVKDFLLIAPQSASGVLLDAPESSKLLSAVAIALSNCASLWPAFVPVHDPSRKAYIGIQNLGTVFTRRFEADLIGSQVPVKLMHLEGLYELFVSKFVYSGVDFSMHNFKVHCLMRLKYQTVTSDEEDEESDTDEFMDDKADTAEHNGSESRNKGNWDDDCPWSEWYSAKDPLRGFGLEVTWAERTVQNTLEMADLENASPHDAEKWILHPILSQYLGEPSNGKRTDFASQLLCLVEAFDASFVDQFMDDFVSVENPSSESLKTSAVIPPPTVLDRVVKDLFHEGSKLPDFTKGEHMLSRALKAAPLESLFTQFCFHSMWFGNCNIRAIAFLWIEFVREVRWCWEESQPLPKMPFDGAIDLSTCLINQKLHLLAICIEKKCEMNEVFLDCIGSENGSDASDTMEVVGQEHHKVDKRRNASSEEDLLRKRDSSIAEDTSNRLRFERNTESTNSVSQNPINTIRRGSAGPVGTMMLLKSHQRLHAPYTQDPPLMTEDMHEERLQAVEAFGDSLNVPGQLEKDILLSDMSAFKAANPDAVFEDFIRWHSPGDWESSDPETTEASGSISEDSKDKWPPQGRLSQRMSDQGNLWRKSWNDAPALPADDQKPLLDPNREGEKILHYLETVRPHQLLEQMVCTAFRGSADTLNLTNFGDMKQMTSKLEQLYLIIKSTLGVLQRNNVPDIEQTVKDLRRLCVVFEHVEKLVTVAASLHKKFLETPRLAQVIFSDFYGTYVPIMGINSNDEENKSRPVMEVGRQEVSLRERRVVSSLFSPPSSNESWRKVLRMGNLLNGHEPVLREVIFSTGDDVNNGIHYAAAADVAASGDRRGEEIETHRMYVSGTSNDLRVALSVTSCD
- the LOC108844314 gene encoding uncharacterized protein LOC108844314 isoform X1, which codes for MASTSIPNHLEEDDYDAEEEVQHFDDFTLASSWERFISDIEANCRQWLADGPKNLVEKGAVAMEDSKNLFKVKNDLRSEAKSYYCMELYFQIDDNVSQQAGFGDSNSSSLDLQLCFGVKDFLLIAPQSASGVLLDAPESSKLLSAVAIALSNCASLWPAFVPVHDPSRKAYIGIQNLGTVFTRRFEADLIGSQVPVKLMHLEGLYELFVSKFVYSGVDFSMHNFKVHCLMRLKYQTVTSDEEDEESDTDEFMDDKADTAEHNGSESRNKGNWDDDCPWSEWYSAKDPLRGFGLEVTWAERTVQNTLEMADLENASPHDAEKWILHPILSQYLGEPSNGKRTDFASQLLCLVEAFDASFVDQFMDDFVSVENPSSESLKTSAVIPPPTVLDRVVKDLFHEGSKLPDFTKGEHMLSRALKAAPLESLFTQFCFHSMWFGNCNIRAIAFLWIEFVREVRWCWEESQPLPKMPFDGAIDLSTCLINQKLHLLAICIEKKCEMNEVFLDCIGSENGSDASDTMEVVGQEHHKVDKRRNASSEEDLLRKRDSSIAEDTSNRLRFERNTESTNSVSQNPINTIRRGSAGPVGTMMLLKSHQRLHAPYTQDPPLMTEDMHEERLQAVEAFGDSLNVPGQLEKDILLSDMSAFKAANPDAVFEDFIRWHSPGDWESSDPETTEASGSISEDSKDKWPPQGRLSQRMSDQGNLWRKSWNDAPALPADDQKPLLDPNREGEKILHYLETVRPHQLLEQMVCTAFRGSADTLNLTNFGDMKQMTSKLEQLYLIIKSTLGVLQRNNVPDIEQTVKDLRRLCVVFEHVEKLVTVAASLHKKFLETPRLAQVIFSDFYGTYVPIMGINSNDEENKSRPVMEVGRQEVSLRERRVVSSLFSPPSSNESWRKVLRMGNLLNGHEPVLREVIFSTGDDVNNGIHYAAAADVAASGDRRGEEIETHRMYVSGTSNDLRVALSVTSCD